One Desulfobacterales bacterium genomic region harbors:
- a CDS encoding ATPase, with translation MFTATSAACVTGLTVVDTGSGFSRTGQTIIIILVQLGGLGIMSFTSLAFYLWKNRISLTDRIAVGQSLIHDSSFHLGKFLIQIVVVTFVIELAGALLLYFLGSFNFSIFSALFHSISAFCNAGFSLNPDSLIPFKGNWPVNLTIMALIILGGLGFSVIIEGKSHLLSLIRGRRPARNISLHFTIVVKTSLFLIVTGWLYIYFSELISFKEYLPFDQAVLTSLFQSVTCRTAGFNTLNIANMTNVSLVFMIFLMFVGGAPGSCAGGIKVTTLRVLWAFITAQIKGRRQVVIGKYAVDRESINKSLTLLFFSLVLVFSCVILLDFSEGGDIPHTQARGQFIEILFEVVSAFGTVGLSTGLTTKLSPFGKSIIILLMFVGRLGPLVLLSALQSLRVNILYSRPEEKISIG, from the coding sequence TTGTTTACCGCAACCTCGGCCGCCTGTGTCACCGGTTTGACGGTGGTTGACACGGGAAGCGGATTTTCCCGGACCGGGCAGACGATCATCATCATCCTTGTCCAGTTGGGCGGGCTGGGCATAATGTCGTTTACCAGTCTTGCCTTTTATCTGTGGAAGAACCGGATATCATTGACGGATCGCATTGCCGTGGGGCAGAGCCTTATCCATGATTCAAGTTTTCATCTGGGCAAGTTCCTCATCCAGATTGTTGTTGTCACCTTTGTTATCGAGTTGGCTGGAGCGCTCTTGCTCTATTTTCTCGGTTCGTTCAATTTTTCAATCTTCTCCGCTTTATTTCATTCAATTTCCGCCTTCTGCAATGCCGGGTTCTCGTTGAATCCGGACAGCCTCATCCCTTTCAAGGGCAACTGGCCGGTCAACCTGACGATCATGGCCCTCATCATCCTGGGCGGGCTGGGCTTTTCAGTCATTATCGAAGGCAAATCGCACCTGCTTTCCCTGATAAGAGGAAGGCGGCCGGCCAGAAACATCAGCCTGCATTTCACGATTGTTGTAAAAACCTCGCTCTTTCTCATCGTCACCGGCTGGCTGTATATCTATTTCTCCGAACTGATCAGCTTCAAGGAGTACTTGCCCTTTGACCAGGCCGTGCTCACCTCGCTGTTTCAATCAGTCACCTGCCGTACCGCCGGATTCAACACCTTGAACATCGCCAACATGACCAACGTGTCTCTTGTGTTCATGATCTTCCTCATGTTCGTCGGCGGCGCGCCGGGTTCTTGCGCCGGCGGCATCAAGGTCACGACACTCCGCGTTCTCTGGGCCTTCATAACCGCCCAGATTAAAGGGAGGCGGCAGGTCGTTATCGGCAAATATGCGGTTGACCGGGAGTCGATAAACAAGTCATTGACTCTTTTATTTTTCTCGTTGGTACTTGTTTTTTCATGCGTAATTCTTCTGGATTTCTCCGAGGGCGGGGACATCCCCCATACCCAGGCCAGGGGCCAGTTCATCGAGATCCTGTTTGAAGTTGTCTCGGCATTTGGTACGGTTGGTTTGAGTACCGGCCTGACAACGAAATTGTCACCCTTTGGAAAAAGCATTATTATTCTTTTGATGTTCGTTGGTCGCCTTGGACCACTTGTGCTTTTATCCGCATTGCAATCGTTGCGGGTGAATATTTTATATTCCCGGCCGGAAGAAAAAATTTCCATCGGCTAA
- a CDS encoding TrkA family potassium uptake protein — protein sequence MKLQVGIIGLGKFGLKFGQTLIDLGHEVLGIDNDREKIKTAQHSLTQVYQTDAMNREALEQIRIHDLEHVLISVGDSIAASVMISMYLKELGSPRVWAKAIHKNHEKLLHKIGVDEVIIPEFMAAKQIANRIAMPGFIEHLPFDKSMAVKEFSVEHWAGKSLRQIDITSSFDIQVIAVRSNGKEEYQYIPKADKVFHRGDSFVAIGKISQLAKIKP from the coding sequence ATGAAATTACAAGTCGGCATAATAGGGCTGGGTAAATTTGGCTTGAAGTTCGGCCAGACTCTGATCGATCTCGGCCATGAGGTGCTGGGGATTGACAATGACCGGGAAAAGATAAAAACCGCCCAGCATTCCCTGACCCAGGTTTACCAAACCGATGCAATGAACAGAGAGGCCCTGGAGCAAATCAGAATCCATGACCTGGAGCACGTGTTAATAAGTGTGGGCGATTCCATTGCCGCAAGTGTTATGATCTCAATGTATCTAAAGGAATTGGGGTCGCCAAGGGTCTGGGCCAAGGCCATTCATAAGAATCATGAAAAATTATTGCACAAGATAGGCGTTGATGAGGTTATTATCCCTGAATTCATGGCTGCCAAACAGATAGCAAACCGGATTGCCATGCCCGGCTTTATCGAACATCTGCCCTTTGACAAGTCAATGGCGGTTAAGGAGTTTTCCGTTGAGCACTGGGCCGGGAAAAGCCTGCGCCAGATCGATATTACGAGTTCCTTTGATATTCAGGTAATAGCGGTTCGAAGCAACGGCAAAGAGGAATACCAGTACATACCAAAAGCTGACAAGGTGTTTCACCGGGGCGACAGTTTCGTCGCCATCGGCAAGATATCCCAGTTGGCAAAGATAAAACCGTAG